Part of the Paenarthrobacter sp. JL.01a genome is shown below.
GTTCCGCTGGACAGCCGGCCGGCGCTGACCTCCACGTGGGAACTGACAGTGGTCGAGGGTCCGCACGGCGCCCCCGAGTTCTTCCAGCGCGAAGACATCGAGGAGCTGTACGCCACGGATTACGAGGTCCACTTCAACTCGGCCCGCACCGGCGTCCGGCTCATCGGACCCAAGCCGCGTTGGGCCCGGACTGACGGCGGCGAGGCGGGGCTGCACCCTTCCAATATCCACGACACCGCCTACTCAGTGGGCGCCCTGGACTTCACCGGGGACACCCCCATCCTGCTCGGGCCGGACGGACCCAGCCTGGGCGGCTTCGTTTGCCCGGTCACCGTAGTCACCGCGGACCGATGGAAGCTCGGCCAGCTTCGGCCAGGGGACAAGGTCCGGTTTGTGCCGGTCACCGTCAGCCAAGCCCCCTCTGCCAAGGACCTGGGACCCGGCCGCCAGCTAGTGCTGCCGGGGGACGCTGCGTGGCCGTCATCGACGGGGGCCACCAGCCGTCCTCCGCGGGGCGACGGCGACGACGGCGTATTGGGCAGGGTGCCGGAGGGCGACGGCAGGCCTGCCGTCACCTACCGCCGATCCGGCGACGACAACCTGCTGGTCGAATACGGTGAGATGGTCTTGGACCTTGGGCTCCGCGCCCGGGTCCACGCGCTGCACCAGCATCTTGAACGGCTCCGGGTTCCCGGGATCGTCGACCTGACACCCGGGATCCGGTCGCTGCAGATCAAAGTTGACCCTTCTGTTTTGTCCACGAAGCGGCTGCTCGATCTGGTTCGGGAGGTCGAAGCCGTGCTGCCCGCGAGCTCCGAACTGGTGGTCCCGAGCCGAACGGTGCGGCTTCCGCTCTCCTGGGACGATCCGGCCACTCGCGAGGCCATCGAACGGTACATGGCCGGGGTCCGGGACGACGCACCATGGTGCCCGTGGAACATCGAGTTCATCCGCAGGATCAACGGCCTCGACTCAGTCAATGATGTCTTTGATACTGTCTTCGACGCCGACTACCTGGTCCTCGGCCTGGGCGACGTATACCTAGGCGCCCCGGTAGCCACCCCCTTGGATCCGCGGCACCGGCTGGTGACCACCAAGTACAACCCGGCCCGTACCTGGACCCCGGAGAACGCGGTGGGAATCGGCGGGGCGTACATGTGCATCTATGGCATGGAGGGACCTGGCGGCTACCAGTTTGTTGGCCGCACCACCCAAGTGTGGTCCCGGTACGCGGACTCTCCGCCCTTTGAGCCGGGGTCCCCGTGGCTGCTTCGCTTCTTCGACCGCATTTCCTGGTACCCGGTGAGCCCCGAGGAACTCCTGGACCTCCGGGCCGACATAGCAGCCGGCCGTGGCCGCGGCGTGGAAATCGAAGACGGCACGTTCTCCCTGGCCGAGCACGAGGCCTTCCTGGCTGAGAACCGCGAGTCCATTGAGGCGTTCCGCCTGAAGCAGGGCGCAGCCTTCGCGGTGGAACGGCAGGCATGGGCCGACGCCGGCGAATTCGACCGTGCGGAGGCATTGGCCGGCATTGCGGCCCCCGCGGCAGAGGAAGCAGTGGTCCCCGAAGGCGGTTCCCTGGTCGCGGCGCCCTTCGCCGCCAGCGTGTGGAAAGTGGACGTCGCAGAAGGCGAACGGGTAGCGAAGGGCCAGCCGCTGGTGTCATTGGAGGCCATGAAAATGGAAACCATCCTTGAAGCCCCCTGCGATGGCGTGGTGCTCCGTGTCTTGTCGAAGGCCGGATCCCAAGTGGTGGCCGGGGAAGCCGTTGTGGTGCTCGGCGGAACGGAGCTGGAATCCGACGGCGACGACCTGCAAGCGCCCGAACTGGAAGAGGCAGCAGTATGAACACGGCTATCAACGGCAGTGCCACCTCCCGTGTGCACGCCGCACTGGCAGCGATCGACACGGTAAACCGCCCCGAAATCTGGATCACGCTACGGACACCGCAGGAGCTGCTGGCCGAGGCGGCGCGCATTGACGCCGCGGTGGCCGGGGGCGCGGATCTGCCCTTGGCTAGTCTCCTGCTGGCGGTGAAGAACAACGTTGACGTTGCCGGAATCCCAACTACGGCGGGGTGCCCCGGCTTCGCCTATACACCGACGGAGGATGCCGAAGCGGTTGCCCGCCTCCGGGCGGCCGGCGCACTCGTGCTCGGTGCAACCAACCTGGACCAGTTCGCCACCGGCCTGGTGGGCACCCGCAGCCCCTACGGTGCAGTCCGGGACTCACGGCGTCCCGAGTACATCTCCGGTGGTTCCAGCTCCGGTTCCGCAGTTGCCGTTGCCCTCGGACTGGTGGACATCGCGATCGGAACTGACACCGCAGGCTCCGGCCGTGTTCCCGCGGGCCTGCAGGGCATCGTGGGTATCAAGCCGACCCTGGATGTCGTCTCCACCGCCGGTGTTGTGCCGGCCTGCCGCTCCTGGGACGCCGTCACCATCTTCGCCCGGCACCTGAGCACCGCCGAACTGGCCATGGGCTTCATGGCCGGAAATTCGCGGGCCTGGCCGTCGGACATCCGGCTCGCCGCGCCGCAGAGACCCCGGGTGGCTTACCCGGCGGCCCTTCAGGCCCTTCCGGGAGCCTGGGCGGCCGAGTTCGCCCGCCAGGTGGACCGGCTGCATGCTTCCGGTGTGGATATCGAGCCCATCGGCTTCGGCGCTTTCCTCGAGGCAGCCCGGCTCTTGTACGACGGCGGCCTGGTCGCCGAACGCTACGCCGCGGTGGGCAGCTTCCTCGAAAAGTTCGACGCCGGAACCGAGGCTTCCGGGAACATCGACCCCACTGTTGCGGCCATCATCGGGGCGGCCGGCAACGTACCGGCGCATCGGTACGTTGCCGACACTGCCCGGCTGGAAGCGCTGAAGCGCGAAGCCATGGCGGCCCTCGACGGCTTCGATGCGCTGCTGATCCCCACCACCGCCTTCCACCCAACAATTGCTGAAGTAGCCGCCGATCCCGTCGGCGTAAATTCGCTGATGGGCACCTATACGAACTTCTGTAATCTGTTCGATCTGTGCGCCGTGGCCGTCCCTGCAGGGGAGGTGGACGGTGCCCAGTTCGGGCTGACCGTGGTGGGCAGGGCATTCGACGATGCCGTGGTGGCAGAACTCGCCCGTGGCCTCGAAACGACACCCGCTCCGCCCGCGCTTTTTGCTACGGGAGCCGCAGGGGAGACCAACGTGGAAGGCGGCAGGCCGTCGTCGTCCCTTCCTTGGCCAGTGACTGCCGGTGCGGTGGCTGCTCCGTTGGTGGTGATTGGGGCACATCGCCGCGGCCAGCCCCTGGCCCACCAACTTGAGGACTTGGGGGCCCTCTGGGACGGGCCCGTGCGGACAGCACCCCGGTACCGCATGGTTGCGCTGGATACGAATCCGCCCAAGCCCGGAATGTATCGCTCGGCCGAAGGGGCAGAACTGGTGGGTGAACGCTGGTTCGTGTCCGAGGCAGGATTGGGACGGTTCCTGGCCGCCTTGCCCGAACCCATGCTGCTGGGCTCGGTCGAACTCGACGACGGGACGACTGCGGTCGGCTTCGCATGCGACGCCATCGCAGCAGCGGCCGCAAAAGACATCACCCACTACGGAGACTGGCTCGAGTACCTACGGGAACCGACCAATAGCCACGGGAGGTCGTCCCGGAGTTTACGGCAGGGCCTGGGTGACGCCGTCCTGACGGGGTTTGCCCGCGGCGGTCCGAGCCGGAACTGACCGATCTGCGAAGCGTTCAGTCCGTCAGGACGGGAGGCCAGGTCACTCAACCACTGGCGGCCTGACTTCCTCTGGCTCCGGGCTATCGGCTTCGTAGATCGCGTGCAGCAAAGCTGGCCAGCGCGATGTACCACTGCAGAACACCGGCATCGTCGATGGATTGACCGTCAAATAGGGTCTTAAGGTCAGCGCCCTGGAACATCCTTTTGATGGGAATCTCCAACTTCTTGCCTGTGCGGGTGTGAGGGATACCTGGTGCGGCGATGATTTCGTCGGGTACGTGTCGCGGGGATGCCTCTTTGCGGATTATTTCTTTGATCGAGCCGATCAGATCGTTATTCAGAGTTGCGCCCTCGGCAAGAGCGACAAACAGTGGCATCCAGTATGTTCCGTCAGGCTTCTCCACTCCGATGACCAACGACCAGCCGGGAATGCTCGCCCAGGCGGTGCCATGACCGGTTGTGGTAGACCAAGGCGTCGCCGGCTTCGCCCGCTTGGACATCACGCATCACGCGGGACTCCAGCGCGTGAACGGCGATGATTGTGGAGGTGCCCACCTCCATGCGGTTGATGACGGCGCAGCGCACCCAGGCGCGGACATCTTCATACACGGCTTCGCCGGTTTCCAGGGCCGACCAGCGGTGCGTCTGGTCGAAACGGTCGGCGCCGGGGGTCGCCCCAAACTTGGCCAAGTCGACGTCGTGAGCGTCCAGCAGGTGCACGACGACGGTTTCGGCCCGCGAAAGCACTGCGGACGCAGAGGACAGTGCCGAGACCGAAAAAATCAGCAACGGAGGTTCTGCACTCACTGACACGACCGACGATACCGTCAGTGCCACCGGTCCTTCGCCTGCATCTGCCGTGATGACGGCGACACCTCCAGGGTGGCCACGGAACAGTGCTTTGAATTCGTCGGCCGTGAGGGAGGACGGAAAGCTTTGCTGCGGAGCCTCGAGCCACGTGTCTGTGGGGTAGGCGTGGAACATCGTTATGACACCCTGGGGGCAGAGCGGGCGAGTTCCTCGCGGACGATGTTCGTCCCTGCGCTCAGAGCACTCAGCTTGGCCAGTGAGACATCCCGGGGGAACGGTGCCATGCCGCAGTTGGTGCTGGGGATGAGCTTGTCCGCATCGACGAACTGCAGGGCCTTGCGGAGGGTGTCGGCGACCTCCTCGGGGGTCTCGATGGTCTCGCTCGCGACGTCGATTGCGCCGAGCATGACCTTCTTGCCGCGGAGCAGCTCGATGAGGTCCATGGGCACGTGGGAGTTCTGGGACTCGAGCGAGATGATGTCGATGCTGGAGTTCTGCAACAGCGGGAACGTTTCCTCGTACTGCCGCCACTGTGAGCCGAGCGTCGCCTTCCAGTCATTGTTCGCCTTGATCCCGTAGCCGTAGCAGATATGCACGGCGGTCTCCGCACGCAGTCCTTCTGCCGCTCGCTCAAGCGCAGCCACGCCCCAGTCCTTGACCTCATCGAGGAAGACATTGAACGCGGGCTCGTCGAACTGGATGATGTCGACGCCGGCCGCCTCCAGTTCTTTC
Proteins encoded:
- the atzF gene encoding allophanate hydrolase, with product MNTAINGSATSRVHAALAAIDTVNRPEIWITLRTPQELLAEAARIDAAVAGGADLPLASLLLAVKNNVDVAGIPTTAGCPGFAYTPTEDAEAVARLRAAGALVLGATNLDQFATGLVGTRSPYGAVRDSRRPEYISGGSSSGSAVAVALGLVDIAIGTDTAGSGRVPAGLQGIVGIKPTLDVVSTAGVVPACRSWDAVTIFARHLSTAELAMGFMAGNSRAWPSDIRLAAPQRPRVAYPAALQALPGAWAAEFARQVDRLHASGVDIEPIGFGAFLEAARLLYDGGLVAERYAAVGSFLEKFDAGTEASGNIDPTVAAIIGAAGNVPAHRYVADTARLEALKREAMAALDGFDALLIPTTAFHPTIAEVAADPVGVNSLMGTYTNFCNLFDLCAVAVPAGEVDGAQFGLTVVGRAFDDAVVAELARGLETTPAPPALFATGAAGETNVEGGRPSSSLPWPVTAGAVAAPLVVIGAHRRGQPLAHQLEDLGALWDGPVRTAPRYRMVALDTNPPKPGMYRSAEGAELVGERWFVSEAGLGRFLAALPEPMLLGSVELDDGTTAVGFACDAIAAAAAKDITHYGDWLEYLREPTNSHGRSSRSLRQGLGDAVLTGFARGGPSRN
- a CDS encoding flavin reductase family protein, whose product is MFHAYPTDTWLEAPQQSFPSSLTADEFKALFRGHPGGVAVITADAGEGPVALTVSSVVSVSAEPPLLIFSVSALSSASAVLSRAETVVVHLLDAHDVDLAKFGATPGADRFDQTHRWSALETGEAVYEDVRAWVRCAVINRMEVGTSTIIAVHALESRVMRDVQAGEAGDALVYHNRSWHRLGEHSRLVVGHRSGEA
- a CDS encoding methionine synthase yields the protein MNTLLPTTLVGSLPKPSWLAQPETLWSPWKLEGDALLEGKQDALRIAIQEQSRRGIDIVSDGEQTRQHFVTTFIENLSGVDFEQRKTVRIRDRYDASVPTVVGAVRRERPVFVEDAKFLRTTTDQPIKWTLPGPMTMVDTLYDDHYKSREKLAWEFAAILNEEAKELEAAGVDIIQFDEPAFNVFLDEVKDWGVAALERAAEGLRAETAVHICYGYGIKANNDWKATLGSQWRQYEETFPLLQNSSIDIISLESQNSHVPMDLIELLRGKKVMLGAIDVASETIETPEEVADTLRKALQFVDADKLIPSTNCGMAPFPRDVSLAKLSALSAGTNIVREELARSAPRVS